A single Thermosynechococcus vestitus BP-1 DNA region contains:
- a CDS encoding chemotaxis protein CheW: MSAPILQEYFHVELPRRVNVGIPLGQTAEVLSVEPRDISLVPGVSAALLGISNHRGRLLWMLDLLKLLGVEHAWGRSPHQRWTALVMRDTDGSSPRQLACLVSQLRGIIHVSPQQQQPVPQRLQGQVQQYLQGFVQLDGLPILLLNVEAVFEAVAYSAAPAL; this comes from the coding sequence GTGAGTGCCCCAATCCTTCAGGAATACTTTCATGTGGAACTGCCCCGACGGGTGAATGTGGGCATTCCCCTTGGGCAAACCGCTGAGGTTTTAAGCGTTGAGCCACGGGATATTTCTCTGGTGCCGGGGGTTTCAGCTGCGCTTTTGGGGATTAGTAACCACCGGGGGCGGTTGTTGTGGATGCTTGACCTATTGAAATTGCTGGGGGTGGAGCATGCTTGGGGGCGATCGCCCCACCAACGGTGGACGGCACTGGTGATGCGCGATACTGACGGTTCTTCGCCGCGTCAACTGGCTTGTTTGGTGAGTCAACTGCGGGGCATTATTCATGTATCCCCCCAGCAGCAACAACCGGTGCCCCAGCGCCTTCAAGGACAGGTGCAGCAGTATTTGCAGGGTTTTGTGCAGTTGGATGGACTGCCAATTTTACTATTGAATGTTGAAGCCGTTTTTGAAGCTGTTGCCTATTCAGCCGCTCCAGCCCTATGA
- a CDS encoding SDR family oxidoreductase, which produces MKVAVVGATGRTGQRIVSALQSSEHQAIAVVRNPAKAQGRWPTVEIRIADVTQPQTLPPALKDCEAVICATGASPNLNPLEPLSVDYLGTKNLVDAAKATQVQQFILVSSLCVSQFFHPLNLFWLILYWKQQAERYLQESGLTYTIVRPGGLKETDDGGFPIIARADTLFEGSIPRSRVAEICVAALGEPSAYNKIFEVVNRPDQTPVAYPELFRSVAAM; this is translated from the coding sequence GTGAAGGTTGCAGTGGTTGGTGCGACAGGCCGCACCGGTCAGCGAATTGTGAGTGCCCTACAATCATCGGAGCATCAGGCGATCGCCGTTGTGCGTAACCCCGCCAAAGCCCAAGGGCGCTGGCCAACGGTCGAGATTCGTATTGCCGATGTCACCCAACCCCAGACCCTTCCCCCTGCCCTTAAAGATTGCGAGGCAGTGATTTGTGCCACGGGCGCTAGCCCTAACCTGAACCCCCTAGAACCCCTGAGTGTCGATTATCTGGGCACCAAAAATCTCGTGGATGCCGCCAAAGCCACCCAAGTACAGCAGTTTATCCTTGTCTCGTCGCTATGTGTCTCGCAATTTTTCCATCCCCTGAATCTTTTTTGGCTGATTTTGTATTGGAAGCAGCAGGCAGAACGTTATCTCCAGGAAAGCGGTTTAACTTACACGATTGTGCGGCCAGGGGGTCTGAAGGAAACCGATGACGGCGGCTTTCCGATCATTGCCCGAGCAGATACCCTCTTTGAGGGCAGTATCCCGCGATCGCGGGTGGCAGAAATCTGTGTGGCAGCCTTGGGCGAGCCAAGTGCCTACAACAAAATCTTTGAGGTGGTGAACCGTCCCGATCAGACGCCAGTGGCCTATCCAGAGTTATTCCGCTCAGTTGCGGCGATGTGA
- a CDS encoding methyl-accepting chemotaxis protein has protein sequence MTSLANSTPPTSSLSDRYFNAILTQDIPTLRALLEEEPTDRLVQLTLATALEQAGDVPAAEALYQAIAEADQGIFGQSARHALALLQTRPAPAPLPSPPRAPLAAIPIPLGRGQIKQLRQGLHTLETWLGQLQQQEWHSPLPEFKDPQLAAIGQGIAVLVAQLQQQQDQIQTLEAQRQEEVQRQRQERMKMQEAVINLLLDIEGAQRGDLTVRAKVDEGEMGSIADAFNATVRSLRQIVVQVQTAANQVQAAAQTTQGAIAGLVAGATQQAADIDRSVEAVEAMAASVQAVAQSAQEAAAIAAEGLTAAQLGDATMDTTVESMENIRLSVAETAKKMKRLAESSQEISKIINIISSISEKTNLLAFNASIEAARAGEHGQGFRVVADEVRRLAERVTDSARDIEQLVTGIQQETAEVLQEMEGSTAQVVKGTQLVSQTKATLQGLARLNQQIDSRLQMISERTASQTSTAAEVTQIMQRVAQMAQTTTSAAAAVVHAMESLVAVAAELQASVSRFRVDA, from the coding sequence ATGACCTCCCTTGCCAATTCCACCCCGCCAACCTCATCCCTGAGCGATCGCTACTTCAATGCCATCCTCACTCAGGATATTCCAACCCTACGAGCCCTCCTTGAGGAAGAACCCACGGATCGTTTGGTACAGTTGACCCTAGCCACTGCCCTAGAACAGGCGGGTGATGTCCCTGCCGCCGAAGCCCTTTATCAAGCGATCGCCGAAGCAGATCAGGGAATTTTTGGTCAAAGTGCCCGCCATGCCTTGGCCCTATTGCAGACACGCCCTGCCCCTGCCCCGCTCCCCTCACCGCCCAGGGCCCCCCTTGCCGCTATCCCTATTCCCCTCGGACGGGGTCAAATCAAACAGTTGCGGCAGGGGCTGCACACCTTAGAAACCTGGCTAGGGCAACTCCAGCAACAGGAGTGGCATAGCCCTTTGCCTGAGTTTAAGGATCCTCAACTTGCCGCCATTGGCCAAGGAATTGCCGTCTTGGTTGCTCAACTCCAGCAGCAGCAGGATCAGATTCAAACCCTTGAAGCCCAACGTCAGGAGGAAGTACAGCGGCAGCGCCAAGAACGGATGAAAATGCAGGAGGCAGTGATTAACCTATTGCTGGATATTGAGGGAGCCCAGCGGGGAGATCTCACCGTACGCGCCAAGGTGGACGAAGGGGAAATGGGTTCCATTGCCGATGCTTTCAATGCCACAGTGCGTAGTTTGCGTCAAATTGTGGTCCAAGTCCAAACCGCTGCCAACCAAGTCCAAGCCGCTGCCCAAACTACCCAGGGGGCGATCGCCGGACTGGTGGCCGGGGCAACCCAGCAAGCGGCCGACATTGATCGCAGTGTGGAGGCGGTCGAAGCAATGGCCGCCTCAGTGCAAGCTGTGGCCCAGTCTGCCCAAGAAGCAGCAGCGATCGCTGCCGAGGGGTTGACGGCAGCACAATTGGGGGATGCCACCATGGATACCACCGTGGAGAGCATGGAAAATATCCGCCTCAGCGTGGCCGAAACTGCCAAGAAAATGAAACGCCTCGCTGAATCCTCCCAAGAAATCTCCAAAATCATCAACATTATCTCCAGCATTTCTGAGAAAACCAACCTTTTGGCCTTTAATGCCTCGATTGAAGCTGCACGCGCTGGGGAGCACGGCCAAGGCTTCCGGGTGGTGGCCGATGAGGTGCGACGCTTGGCGGAGCGGGTCACAGATTCAGCGCGGGATATTGAACAGTTAGTGACGGGGATTCAGCAGGAGACGGCTGAGGTACTTCAGGAAATGGAGGGCAGTACGGCGCAAGTGGTTAAGGGCACCCAGTTGGTGAGTCAAACCAAAGCAACATTACAGGGACTGGCTCGCCTCAACCAACAGATTGATTCACGACTGCAAATGATTTCTGAGCGCACTGCCTCCCAAACCTCCACGGCCGCAGAGGTCACGCAGATTATGCAGCGGGTTGCCCAGATGGCACAAACAACAACTTCAGCCGCTGCTGCTGTGGTCCATGCCATGGAAAGCCTAGTCGCCGTTGCCGCAGAACTACAAGCCTCGGTATCGCGGTTCCGCGTGGATGCTTAA
- a CDS encoding response regulator, translated as MTASTPTSSSVAQVGNKALAFPARVIQKVIGDRLSGHLTFTDPRDPSIGWNLYVGNGQLHYANSTVGHQERFNYLCQRYCPQLSTTLATDETEYQYLCRLWQQGQLTLPQLRKLLFLFSQEALVHIFAMPQATLQMEQVAGLEHLVLCVPIKETLSQLRQAITQAVQVRTYLNSPLQRLVLTTTERVPADLWPMDYGRNIAAALPQLLEHKPVLYEVATQLRMEAIATAQLLQPALVNGLIGQDPYTGPTSDTRPIVACIDDSRTIQRNVRLILETCGYRVLGLMQPTHALSALNDTKPNLVLMDISMPEMDGYELCRQLRQTEALKDVPVVMLTGRDGLVDRIRARMVGATDYLTKPFTPQELLSLAERFTQTAAMESHS; from the coding sequence ATGACAGCAAGCACACCTACGTCAAGTTCAGTAGCGCAAGTGGGCAACAAAGCATTGGCATTTCCAGCACGGGTGATTCAGAAGGTGATTGGCGATCGCCTCTCCGGTCACTTAACCTTTACCGATCCGAGGGACCCCTCCATCGGCTGGAACCTGTACGTGGGCAATGGTCAACTGCATTACGCCAATAGCACTGTTGGGCATCAGGAACGCTTCAACTACCTGTGTCAACGCTATTGTCCTCAACTCAGCACCACACTAGCAACCGATGAAACGGAGTATCAGTATCTCTGTCGTCTTTGGCAACAGGGACAATTGACCCTGCCCCAATTGCGTAAGCTACTCTTTCTCTTTAGTCAAGAAGCACTGGTTCATATCTTTGCCATGCCCCAAGCCACGTTGCAGATGGAGCAGGTGGCGGGTCTTGAGCACTTGGTTCTCTGTGTGCCGATCAAGGAGACTCTGAGTCAACTGCGGCAGGCGATTACCCAAGCAGTACAGGTGCGCACCTATTTGAACTCGCCGCTGCAACGACTGGTGCTAACCACAACCGAGCGAGTTCCCGCTGATCTGTGGCCAATGGACTATGGCCGCAATATTGCCGCTGCCTTGCCTCAACTCTTGGAGCACAAACCCGTACTCTATGAAGTGGCGACTCAGTTGCGCATGGAGGCGATCGCTACTGCTCAGTTACTGCAACCCGCCCTAGTCAATGGTTTGATTGGCCAGGACCCCTACACTGGCCCCACCAGTGATACTCGCCCCATCGTGGCTTGTATTGACGACAGCCGCACCATTCAGCGCAATGTCCGCCTCATTTTGGAGACCTGTGGTTATCGGGTACTCGGTTTGATGCAACCAACCCATGCCCTCAGTGCCCTTAATGACACGAAGCCTAACTTAGTCTTGATGGATATCTCGATGCCAGAAATGGATGGCTATGAGCTATGCCGTCAACTGCGGCAAACAGAAGCCCTTAAGGATGTACCAGTAGTGATGCTCACAGGGCGCGACGGGCTCGTGGATCGGATTCGCGCACGGATGGTGGGGGCGACGGACTATTTAACCAAGCCCTTTACCCCACAGGAGTTACTATCGTTAGCGGAGCGATTTACTCAGACTGCAGCAATGGAGAGTCATTCATGA
- the metH gene encoding methionine synthase → MSMSFLEYLHAEPRRVIVFDGAMGTNLQAQNLTAEDFGGKEYEGCNEYLVISQPEPVAKVHRDFLAAGADVIETNTFGSSSIVLSEYNLGDRAYEISKTAAELAKSVAAEFSTPEKPRFVAGSMGPGTKLPTLGHIDYDTLYRAFREQAAGLFDGGVDLFIIETCQDVLQIKAALNGVMAVFQERGERRPLMVSVTMEQQGTMLVGSEIGAALTILEPYPIDILGLNCATGPDLMTEHIRYLAQHSPFVISCIPNAGLPENIGGHAHYKLTPMELRLALTRFVEDFGVQVIGGCCGTRPDHIAALAEIAATLTPKARSPQRIPAAASIYSPQPYDQENSFLIIGERLNASGSKKCRDLLNAEDWDGLVALARAQVREGAHILDVNVDYVGRDGVRDMRELVSRLVTNVTLPLMLDSTEWQKMEAGLKVAGGKCLLNSTNFEDGEPRFYKVLELAKTYGAGVVIGTIDEEGMARTAEKKFAIAQRAYRAALDYGIPPWEIFFDPLALPISTGIEEDRGNGRETIEAIRRIRAELPGCHILLGVSNISFGLNPAARQVLNSMFLHEAIQAGMDAAIVSAAKILPLAKIEPEQQQVCRDLIYDRRRFEGDVCVYDPLAELTRLFEGKSAKQNRSQVENLPIEERLKRHIIDGDRLGLEDTLAQALETYAPLEIINTFLLDGMKVVGELFASGQMQLPFVLQSAETMKAAVAYLEPFMEKSATGDTAKGTVVIATVKGDVHDIGKNLVDIILTNNGYRVINLGIKQPVENIIQAYEEHQADCIAMSGLLVKSTAFMKENLEVFNERGITVPVILGGAALTPKFVYEDCQSTYHGQVIYGKDAFADLHFMDRLMSAKAAGQWDDRQGFLDGTTISTPSPRAIALEPTAVPEPETPEVVDTRRSEAVAVDIPRPTPPFWGIRHLKPDQIPLSEVFAYLDLQALIAGQWQFRKPKDQDRATYDAFLAEKVYPILEAWKQRILAENLLHPELIYGYFPCQSEGNTVYIYDPLGDKDAWVPERAIAQFTFPRQKGGRRLCIADFFAPVESGIIDVFPMQAVTVGEIATQVAQELFAANQYSDYLYFHGMAVQTAEALAEWCHARIRRELGCTPDPESIRDILAQRYQGSRYSFGYPACPNMQDQYTQLRLLESDRMGMYMDESEQLYPEQSTTAIICYHPTAKYFSV, encoded by the coding sequence ATGTCTATGTCGTTTCTTGAGTATCTCCATGCAGAACCTCGTCGTGTCATTGTCTTTGATGGCGCAATGGGTACAAATCTTCAGGCACAAAACCTGACGGCAGAGGATTTTGGTGGCAAGGAGTACGAAGGCTGCAACGAATATCTGGTCATTAGTCAGCCAGAGCCGGTGGCCAAGGTGCATCGCGATTTTTTGGCAGCAGGCGCCGATGTCATTGAAACGAATACCTTTGGCTCCTCCTCAATTGTTCTTAGTGAATACAATTTGGGCGATCGCGCCTACGAAATCAGCAAAACAGCCGCTGAGCTCGCCAAATCCGTGGCCGCTGAATTTAGCACCCCCGAAAAGCCCCGCTTCGTTGCCGGCTCCATGGGACCGGGGACTAAACTGCCCACCCTTGGCCACATTGACTACGACACCCTCTACAGGGCCTTTCGCGAACAGGCTGCTGGTCTGTTTGACGGCGGGGTGGATCTCTTTATCATTGAAACCTGCCAAGATGTACTGCAAATTAAAGCAGCCCTCAATGGGGTGATGGCTGTCTTTCAGGAGCGGGGAGAACGCCGCCCCCTGATGGTCTCTGTGACGATGGAGCAGCAGGGCACGATGCTGGTTGGCTCGGAAATTGGCGCTGCCCTAACGATTCTGGAACCCTATCCCATTGATATTTTGGGTCTCAACTGCGCCACCGGCCCCGATTTGATGACGGAGCACATCCGCTACCTTGCGCAACACTCCCCCTTTGTCATTTCCTGTATTCCCAATGCCGGCTTACCGGAAAACATCGGTGGTCATGCCCACTACAAACTGACGCCGATGGAATTGCGGCTGGCCCTGACCCGCTTTGTCGAAGACTTTGGGGTACAAGTGATTGGCGGCTGCTGTGGCACGCGCCCGGATCATATTGCGGCTCTTGCGGAGATTGCAGCGACCCTGACCCCCAAGGCGCGATCGCCCCAACGGATTCCCGCTGCCGCCTCCATCTACAGTCCTCAGCCCTATGACCAAGAGAATTCTTTCCTGATCATTGGTGAGCGACTCAATGCCAGTGGCTCCAAAAAATGCCGCGATCTCCTCAATGCCGAAGATTGGGATGGTCTCGTTGCCCTTGCCCGTGCCCAAGTGCGCGAAGGTGCCCACATCCTGGATGTCAACGTGGACTATGTGGGTCGCGACGGTGTGCGGGATATGCGCGAGTTGGTATCGCGGCTGGTAACCAACGTAACGCTGCCCCTGATGCTCGACTCCACTGAATGGCAAAAGATGGAAGCGGGTCTGAAGGTGGCCGGGGGCAAGTGCTTGCTGAACTCCACGAACTTTGAGGATGGTGAACCTCGCTTTTATAAGGTCCTGGAACTGGCAAAAACCTACGGCGCCGGCGTGGTCATCGGCACCATTGATGAAGAGGGGATGGCACGAACAGCTGAAAAAAAGTTTGCCATTGCCCAACGGGCCTATAGGGCAGCCCTTGACTACGGCATTCCCCCCTGGGAAATTTTCTTTGACCCCCTAGCACTGCCAATTTCCACAGGGATTGAAGAGGATCGGGGCAATGGTCGAGAAACCATTGAGGCCATTCGGCGAATTCGCGCTGAACTCCCCGGCTGTCATATTCTGCTGGGGGTTTCCAATATCTCCTTTGGCTTAAATCCAGCAGCCCGCCAAGTCCTCAACTCCATGTTTCTCCACGAGGCCATACAAGCAGGCATGGATGCGGCCATCGTCAGTGCTGCTAAGATTCTGCCCTTGGCTAAAATTGAGCCAGAGCAGCAGCAGGTCTGCCGTGATCTCATCTACGACCGACGGCGATTTGAGGGGGACGTCTGTGTCTATGACCCCCTTGCGGAACTGACCCGTCTATTTGAGGGCAAGAGCGCCAAACAGAATCGCTCCCAAGTGGAAAACCTGCCCATTGAGGAGCGGCTCAAACGCCACATTATTGATGGCGATCGCCTTGGCCTCGAGGACACCCTGGCCCAAGCTCTTGAAACCTATGCCCCCCTTGAAATTATCAATACATTCCTGCTCGACGGCATGAAGGTGGTGGGCGAACTCTTTGCCTCTGGGCAGATGCAGCTTCCCTTTGTTTTGCAGTCGGCAGAAACGATGAAGGCCGCTGTGGCCTACCTCGAACCCTTTATGGAAAAATCCGCCACTGGCGACACTGCCAAGGGCACCGTCGTTATTGCTACGGTGAAGGGGGATGTCCATGATATTGGTAAAAACTTGGTGGATATTATCCTCACCAACAACGGCTATCGCGTGATTAACTTGGGGATTAAGCAACCCGTGGAAAATATCATCCAGGCCTATGAGGAGCATCAGGCCGACTGCATTGCCATGAGTGGTCTCCTGGTCAAATCCACCGCCTTTATGAAGGAAAATCTCGAGGTCTTTAATGAGCGGGGCATTACCGTTCCCGTAATTTTGGGGGGAGCTGCCCTCACACCCAAATTTGTCTATGAGGATTGCCAGTCCACTTACCACGGTCAAGTGATCTACGGCAAGGATGCCTTCGCCGATTTGCATTTTATGGATCGGCTAATGAGTGCAAAGGCCGCAGGTCAGTGGGACGATCGCCAAGGATTTTTGGATGGTACAACGATCTCCACCCCAAGCCCAAGGGCGATCGCCCTCGAACCCACCGCAGTTCCTGAACCTGAAACGCCAGAAGTGGTGGATACCCGCCGCTCTGAAGCCGTTGCTGTGGATATTCCCCGCCCCACACCCCCCTTCTGGGGCATTCGTCACCTCAAGCCGGATCAGATTCCACTTTCTGAGGTCTTTGCCTATCTGGATCTCCAAGCCCTGATTGCAGGTCAATGGCAGTTTCGTAAACCCAAGGATCAAGACCGTGCCACCTACGACGCCTTCCTTGCCGAGAAAGTCTACCCTATCCTTGAGGCGTGGAAACAGCGCATCCTTGCTGAAAACCTGCTCCATCCTGAACTGATTTATGGCTACTTCCCCTGCCAAAGTGAGGGCAACACTGTCTATATCTATGATCCCCTAGGGGATAAGGATGCCTGGGTCCCTGAGCGAGCGATCGCCCAGTTTACCTTCCCCCGCCAAAAGGGTGGCCGTCGTCTGTGTATTGCTGACTTCTTTGCTCCTGTGGAATCGGGCATCATTGATGTCTTTCCCATGCAGGCCGTCACCGTTGGTGAAATTGCCACCCAAGTGGCGCAGGAGCTATTTGCCGCCAATCAATACAGTGATTACCTCTACTTCCACGGGATGGCGGTGCAAACGGCCGAAGCCCTCGCCGAGTGGTGTCATGCCCGTATTCGCCGCGAGTTGGGCTGCACCCCTGATCCGGAGTCCATTCGCGATATTCTTGCCCAGCGCTACCAAGGCTCCCGCTATAGCTTTGGTTATCCTGCCTGCCCCAATATGCAGGACCAATATACGCAACTGCGACTCCTTGAGAGCGATCGCATGGGGATGTACATGGACGAAAGCGAACAACTCTACCCTGAGCAATCCACGACAGCCATCATCTGCTACCATCCCACCGCCAAGTATTTCAGCGTCTAA
- a CDS encoding polysaccharide deacetylase family protein, which yields MGRQWLLLVVLSVLAASATLAADGPRFVSPRKFWGQLVHQVKPLQPEKVVALTFDDGPWGASTRQVLQILKQEEVKATFFILGKHALMYPDVIADIVKAGHAVGNHSWSHPYKPVDPKVAKQEIENTSALIAKQSQAQTRLFRPPGGNLTTGLVDYAQSKNYAIILWSVDPHDTRPNTTAAEIVERTLKAVKPGSIILLHDGGGDRATTRKALPTLIHRLRQKGYRFVTVPELLQLAVKTPPPKPEPTPTPQPIITPTPSPAGPPTPELTPSPPSGSQRQLQPPHAPSLRP from the coding sequence ATGGGACGGCAATGGCTCCTGTTGGTGGTCTTAAGCGTGCTTGCAGCATCGGCAACGCTGGCAGCGGATGGGCCACGCTTTGTGAGTCCGAGAAAGTTTTGGGGGCAGTTGGTCCATCAGGTCAAACCGCTGCAGCCCGAAAAAGTGGTGGCCCTCACCTTTGATGATGGTCCTTGGGGAGCCTCAACTCGCCAGGTTCTGCAAATTCTCAAGCAGGAGGAGGTCAAGGCCACATTCTTTATCCTTGGCAAGCACGCCCTCATGTACCCCGATGTCATTGCTGACATTGTCAAAGCGGGTCATGCCGTTGGCAATCATAGTTGGAGTCATCCCTACAAACCCGTTGACCCTAAAGTTGCCAAGCAGGAAATTGAAAACACCTCTGCCCTGATTGCCAAGCAAAGCCAAGCGCAAACCCGCCTTTTTCGGCCACCGGGGGGCAATTTGACCACAGGGCTAGTGGATTATGCGCAGTCAAAAAACTACGCCATTATCCTGTGGTCGGTGGATCCTCACGACACCCGCCCCAACACCACCGCAGCGGAAATTGTTGAGCGCACCCTCAAGGCAGTGAAACCGGGTAGTATTATTTTGCTCCACGATGGCGGCGGCGATCGCGCCACGACCCGCAAAGCCCTCCCCACCCTCATTCATCGCCTGCGACAAAAAGGTTATCGCTTTGTCACGGTGCCGGAACTGCTGCAACTGGCAGTGAAAACCCCCCCACCCAAGCCTGAACCGACACCCACCCCTCAACCGATCATCACGCCGACACCGAGCCCAGCAGGTCCGCCCACGCCTGAGCTGACGCCGAGCCCTCCGAGTGGCAGTCAACGGCAATTGCAGCCACCACATGCCCCCTCACTGCGGCCCTAG
- a CDS encoding glycoside hydrolase family protein has protein sequence MRFSRWLGAIAGLVTIGYFSLGTRSSALWWYWYRWQRSSIAPLVMQGGDPYVRALMRTISASEANDANPYTLLYGGEHVQDLSQHPDRCIPIRRGANPHLCTTAAGRYQFLTTTWQEKAARYHPQPPSWFWQDYSFAPEYQDQVVYRWLTDPAAWNADIPQLLREGRVQEVFALLSDTWTSLGYGMESNLITPHLEEIYQQLLAQELATFQTAESAGRSPLP, from the coding sequence ATGCGCTTTTCCCGTTGGTTGGGGGCGATCGCTGGTCTAGTGACCATAGGCTATTTCTCTTTGGGGACGCGCTCAAGTGCTCTTTGGTGGTATTGGTACCGCTGGCAGCGGAGTTCAATTGCCCCCTTAGTGATGCAGGGGGGGGATCCCTATGTACGGGCCCTGATGCGCACCATTTCTGCCAGTGAAGCCAATGATGCCAATCCCTACACGCTCCTCTATGGGGGAGAGCACGTCCAAGACCTGAGCCAGCATCCGGATCGCTGCATTCCCATTCGCCGAGGTGCCAATCCGCACCTGTGCACCACCGCCGCCGGCCGCTATCAATTTCTCACCACCACTTGGCAAGAAAAAGCCGCCCGCTACCATCCCCAACCGCCAAGCTGGTTTTGGCAGGACTATAGCTTTGCCCCAGAGTATCAAGATCAGGTGGTCTATCGCTGGCTCACGGATCCTGCCGCCTGGAATGCCGATATTCCCCAACTCCTGCGGGAAGGCCGAGTACAGGAGGTCTTTGCCCTACTGTCGGATACATGGACCAGTCTGGGCTATGGCATGGAGAGCAACCTGATCACGCCCCACCTCGAAGAGATTTACCAGCAATTGTTGGCTCAAGAATTAGCCACCTTCCAGACCGCCGAATCTGCGGGGAGGAGCCCATTGCCCTAG
- a CDS encoding flavin prenyltransferase UbiX — protein sequence MTSSSLPIVLGVTGASGLIYAVRAIKFLLQANYPIQLVASKAAHQVWRAEYGLTLPTQPDKQELFWREQAQVWEGCLTCHRPTDVAAAIASGSFRTLGMVILPCSMSTVAKLAAGLSSDLLERVADVHLKEHRPLVLVPRETPFSLIHLQNLTQLAMAGARIVPAIPAWYHRPQTIEDLVDFVIARALDQLGLDCVPLQRWQGPLS from the coding sequence GTGACCTCCTCTTCTTTGCCAATTGTGTTGGGTGTAACGGGTGCCTCTGGTCTCATTTATGCAGTGCGTGCCATTAAATTTCTATTACAAGCGAACTATCCTATTCAACTAGTGGCATCGAAGGCGGCGCATCAAGTGTGGCGGGCAGAATATGGCCTCACCCTGCCGACTCAGCCCGATAAGCAGGAACTGTTTTGGCGCGAACAGGCCCAAGTTTGGGAAGGTTGCCTCACCTGCCATCGGCCAACAGATGTGGCAGCAGCGATCGCCAGCGGTTCCTTTCGCACCCTGGGCATGGTGATTCTCCCCTGTAGTATGAGCACAGTAGCCAAGTTAGCGGCAGGCCTGAGTTCCGATCTCCTAGAGCGGGTGGCGGATGTCCACCTCAAGGAGCACCGTCCACTGGTGCTGGTGCCCCGCGAAACCCCCTTTAGTCTCATTCATCTGCAAAACCTGACCCAACTGGCAATGGCTGGGGCGCGCATTGTACCCGCCATCCCTGCATGGTATCACCGGCCGCAGACCATTGAAGACTTAGTGGATTTTGTGATCGCCCGTGCCCTTGATCAGTTAGGGTTGGATTGTGTGCCTCTGCAACGTTGGCAAGGACCCCTTTCCTAA
- a CDS encoding response regulator transcription factor yields the protein MKQVLVIEDSRTEQTLIVSILEKLGHQAHVAQTAEKAMEWLATHQPPDLIVLDIVMPGANGFELCREVRANSLLKTVPIIFCSSKDQDFDRFWALRQGGNAYITKPFEPEDFIATINEYLPPLPQ from the coding sequence ATGAAGCAGGTGCTCGTCATTGAGGATTCCCGCACAGAGCAAACCCTGATTGTCTCAATTTTAGAGAAATTGGGACACCAGGCCCATGTGGCCCAAACAGCGGAAAAAGCCATGGAATGGTTGGCTACGCATCAGCCACCGGATTTGATTGTGCTCGATATTGTGATGCCAGGAGCCAATGGCTTTGAACTCTGCCGCGAAGTACGGGCGAATTCCCTCCTCAAGACGGTGCCGATTATCTTTTGCTCCTCTAAGGATCAGGACTTTGATCGTTTTTGGGCATTGCGTCAGGGGGGGAATGCCTACATCACCAAACCCTTTGAACCAGAAGATTTCATTGCAACCATTAACGAGTACTTGCCTCCCTTGCCTCAATGA